In a single window of the Arthrobacter sp. StoSoilA2 genome:
- the ssd gene encoding septum site-determining protein Ssd codes for MSKRHLGHRRSGNELPGQAADDSWMPGEAADILLVTGDAYLQEEARRIVAAAGGSLQLAADVGAAMHGWDGADVVLVGSDIRELPPRRQAPTVLLGRSVEGDGLWRLAAALGAERVAVLPEAANWLAEYLSVSASPEPVGFVVGIVGGCGGAGASTTAIWLAQAAAGHGVSTILMDGDPRGGGLELAITVQELAGLRWPDFAETRGSIDPIQFRDSLPVAGGFAFLSWPGTREAFTTPDAGSVAAVLDAARRSFELVVVDIGRSEDCLRTFAWDCERILLMTTAHLKPAVAAARILNELPPLDTGLVVRGGGPSAVDAQLIAESLGLPLLGILPEIRGAAAGTELGRLLDLGRRKSVNRFARGVLELNGMVE; via the coding sequence ATGAGCAAGCGACATCTTGGGCACAGACGGTCCGGCAACGAACTCCCGGGGCAGGCTGCGGACGATTCCTGGATGCCGGGGGAAGCTGCCGATATCCTCCTCGTCACCGGCGACGCCTATCTTCAGGAGGAGGCGCGAAGAATCGTCGCTGCCGCAGGTGGCAGCCTCCAGTTGGCTGCCGACGTCGGAGCCGCAATGCATGGCTGGGATGGGGCCGACGTCGTCCTGGTGGGCAGCGACATCCGCGAGTTGCCGCCTCGAAGACAGGCGCCCACTGTGTTACTGGGCAGGTCTGTTGAGGGCGATGGTTTGTGGCGGCTGGCTGCTGCCCTGGGCGCAGAGCGCGTAGCTGTCCTGCCCGAGGCCGCAAACTGGTTGGCCGAGTACTTGAGTGTGTCCGCTTCGCCGGAACCTGTCGGGTTTGTTGTCGGGATTGTGGGCGGCTGCGGCGGGGCTGGAGCCTCCACCACAGCAATTTGGCTTGCCCAGGCAGCGGCGGGCCACGGCGTCAGCACCATCCTGATGGACGGAGATCCCCGGGGCGGCGGCCTGGAACTGGCAATCACCGTTCAAGAGTTGGCTGGCCTGCGCTGGCCGGACTTCGCCGAAACGCGGGGAAGCATTGATCCTATCCAATTCAGGGACTCCCTGCCGGTGGCCGGCGGCTTCGCGTTCCTGTCCTGGCCGGGCACACGTGAAGCGTTCACAACACCGGATGCCGGTTCTGTGGCCGCTGTCCTGGATGCCGCGCGACGTAGTTTCGAACTCGTGGTGGTGGACATTGGCCGAAGTGAGGACTGCCTGCGAACCTTTGCGTGGGACTGCGAGAGGATCCTGTTGATGACCACAGCCCACCTGAAACCGGCTGTTGCCGCAGCACGCATCCTCAATGAGTTGCCACCCCTGGATACGGGATTGGTGGTTCGGGGTGGTGGCCCTTCTGCCGTTGATGCGCAACTCATTGCCGAATCGTTGGGACTGCCGCTGTTGGGGATTCTTCCGGAGATTCGAGGAGCAGCCGCAGGGACCGAACTCGGTCGGCTCCTTGATCTGGGGCGTCGCAAGTCCGTGAACCGGTTTGCCCGGGGCGTGCTGGAATTGAACGGCATGGTTGAATGA
- a CDS encoding TadA family conjugal transfer-associated ATPase: MTRQDRSAQTFTRAPFTAGRRSHSRRLDSVLLETVRESVLSGNGPVTPSTVAAAVQASGKLLGTAGALEAAESINAELNGLGPLQQLAHDPSVTDIFVNGPQSVWLDRGRGLERSPVHFDSEQQVRALAARLVSAGGRRLDDGSPCVDVRLKGGYRVHAVLAPISTAGTLLSIRIRREETFTMAELREGGMFDHHIEALLRAIVERRLSFLVSGATGSGKTTLLSTMLGLCHPSERLVLIEDAAELNPVHPHVLTLESRHGNLEGGGAMDLGELVRQALRMRPDRLIVGECRGAEVRELLTALNTGHTGGGGTIHANTAEAVPARLTALGALAGLNAEAVRLQVSSALDVVIHVERTPSGRKVGSIGLLSDSLHGQRVVTALQWSPEGLVHGPAWAELSLRLAPGLSGEADLSLQGLTVGSDVPAVTGLDL, encoded by the coding sequence ATGACCCGTCAGGACAGAAGCGCGCAAACCTTCACCCGGGCACCCTTCACCGCGGGCCGCCGGAGTCACAGCCGTCGGTTGGACTCAGTCCTTCTTGAAACCGTACGGGAGTCTGTCCTCTCGGGAAACGGGCCAGTAACACCCTCCACTGTTGCGGCCGCCGTACAGGCCAGCGGCAAACTGTTGGGTACCGCCGGAGCGCTGGAAGCCGCAGAATCCATCAATGCTGAATTGAATGGCCTGGGGCCCCTGCAGCAGCTTGCGCACGATCCCTCGGTCACAGACATCTTCGTCAATGGCCCCCAGTCCGTCTGGCTCGACCGGGGACGCGGCCTGGAACGGTCCCCGGTGCATTTCGATTCTGAACAGCAAGTCAGGGCGCTGGCCGCAAGGCTGGTCTCTGCAGGTGGTCGACGGCTGGACGACGGCTCTCCCTGCGTAGATGTCAGGCTCAAAGGCGGCTATCGCGTGCATGCAGTTCTGGCGCCGATATCAACCGCCGGGACTCTGTTATCGATTCGAATTCGACGCGAAGAAACCTTCACAATGGCTGAACTGCGCGAAGGTGGCATGTTCGATCACCACATCGAGGCTCTACTCCGCGCGATTGTGGAACGGCGCCTCAGCTTCCTGGTCAGCGGTGCCACGGGATCAGGGAAGACCACACTCCTGTCCACCATGCTTGGGCTGTGCCACCCGTCCGAACGATTGGTATTGATCGAGGATGCCGCCGAACTCAACCCAGTCCACCCGCACGTACTCACGCTCGAATCGCGCCATGGAAACCTTGAGGGAGGTGGAGCGATGGATCTTGGCGAGTTGGTACGTCAAGCCCTTCGTATGCGTCCGGACCGGCTCATTGTGGGGGAGTGCCGCGGCGCCGAAGTCCGCGAGTTGCTCACCGCGCTCAATACCGGTCATACAGGCGGTGGAGGAACGATCCACGCCAACACGGCGGAAGCAGTTCCGGCACGACTGACAGCCCTCGGCGCGCTCGCAGGGTTGAACGCCGAGGCCGTAAGGCTGCAGGTCTCAAGTGCATTGGACGTTGTGATTCATGTGGAACGGACGCCTTCGGGCCGGAAAGTAGGCTCGATCGGTCTGCTGAGTGACTCCTTGCATGGCCAACGAGTAGTGACTGCACTGCAATGGAGCCCCGAAGGCCTGGTGCATGGACCAGCGTGGGC